The Halomonas sp. 7T genome contains a region encoding:
- a CDS encoding HlyC/CorC family transporter — protein sequence MSEDRSSTPNQKSWLEKLFGALSGDNDEPSSRDELMTFLRHTAGKLKLDQDAIMIIEGALEISDQQVREILIPRSQVSAITLDQTSDGYLPLIQETGHSRYPVIGENLDDVKGILLVKDLLPLLSQTQESRDAFKLEDVLRPAMFIPESKRLNSLLKEFRDTHNHMAIVVDEYGGTAGIITIEDILEQIVGDIEDEHDTDEEDDIRTLDNGHFAIRALTPIEDFNERFGTEFSDDEFDTVGGLVMQQFGHLPGRGEHTCFGGWRFVILNADNRRIRLLEAYPDQSAESDNTGDD from the coding sequence ATGAGCGAAGACCGATCGAGCACTCCTAATCAAAAATCATGGCTCGAGAAACTCTTTGGCGCCCTTTCTGGTGACAATGATGAACCCAGCTCACGCGATGAGCTGATGACCTTTTTACGCCACACCGCAGGAAAACTGAAGCTGGACCAAGACGCCATTATGATTATTGAAGGCGCGCTTGAAATCAGCGACCAACAGGTGCGGGAAATATTAATTCCGCGCTCCCAGGTGTCGGCCATTACCCTTGATCAAACCAGCGATGGTTACCTGCCACTCATTCAGGAGACCGGCCACTCCCGCTACCCGGTGATTGGTGAAAACCTTGATGATGTTAAAGGTATTCTCCTGGTTAAAGACCTGCTTCCCCTGCTCTCGCAAACCCAAGAGAGCCGCGATGCCTTTAAGCTGGAAGACGTGCTGCGTCCGGCCATGTTTATTCCGGAGTCCAAGCGCTTAAACAGTTTACTCAAGGAGTTTCGCGACACCCACAACCATATGGCGATTGTGGTGGATGAGTATGGCGGCACTGCGGGCATTATCACCATCGAGGACATTCTGGAGCAAATTGTCGGGGATATCGAAGATGAACACGATACCGACGAAGAGGACGATATCCGCACGCTGGATAACGGCCACTTTGCTATTCGCGCCTTAACGCCAATTGAAGACTTCAACGAGCGCTTTGGCACCGAGTTTTCCGATGACGAGTTCGATACCGTTGGCGGCTTGGTGATGCAGCAATTTGGCCACCTGCCCGGTCGCGGCGAGCACACCTGCTTTGGCGGCTGGCGCTTTGTCATCCTCAATGCTGACAACCGTCGCATCCGCCTACTTGAGGCATACCCCGACCAAAGCGCCGAGAGTGATAATACCGGCGACGATTAA
- a CDS encoding phasin family protein, translated as MQDKMMDAFNTQTRQMFEPMRKMNSLMLNNMEKLTQYQLEAMKRYSQMGTERIRSAAEINDAESLRDFGTKQAEMMNELSQQMQEDARVMGEMSMQFKSEMEKLFNEAGQKMSEQATSAAKGEQPAKASSQSSRKS; from the coding sequence ATGCAAGATAAAATGATGGACGCCTTCAACACTCAGACTCGCCAAATGTTTGAGCCAATGCGTAAAATGAATTCGCTGATGCTTAACAACATGGAAAAGCTAACGCAGTATCAGCTAGAAGCCATGAAGCGCTACAGCCAAATGGGGACTGAGCGCATCCGCAGCGCCGCCGAAATTAACGATGCAGAAAGCCTGCGCGATTTTGGCACTAAACAAGCCGAAATGATGAACGAGCTATCCCAGCAGATGCAGGAAGATGCGCGTGTCATGGGTGAAATGAGCATGCAGTTTAAATCTGAAATGGAAAAACTGTTCAACGAAGCGGGGCAGAAAATGAGCGAGCAGGCAACCTCCGCTGCTAAAGGTGAGCAGCCTGCGAAAGCCTCTAGCCAGTCTTCACGCAAAAGCTAA
- a CDS encoding PhoH family protein — translation MSQPSPQANRIITLSLEPNDPQRLASLCGQQDEHLKLIESRLDVTLRNRGNIFQLAGAANRIKAAANVLEHLYRETAADELDADTVHLFLQESGLEALEEEQDSEGGGDEVVMRTPRTMIKPRGLNQQRYVQSIREHDINFGIGPAGTGKTYLAVAAAVEALNQQEVRRILLVRPAVEAGEKLGFLPGDLAQKIDPYLRPLYDALYEMIGFEQVAKLIERQVIEIAPLAYMRGRTLNNSYIILDESQNTTPEQMKMFLTRIGFGSTAVITGDITQVDLPRGQRSGLSQVLDVLKDTAGIGVTHFAAKDVVRHPLVQRIIEAYDEFESQQEVEERARREARQQERDARMQALERTNDRARDTYR, via the coding sequence TTGAGCCAGCCATCACCTCAGGCCAATCGCATTATCACCCTAAGCCTTGAACCCAATGACCCGCAGCGGCTTGCCAGCCTATGCGGCCAACAGGACGAGCACCTAAAACTGATTGAGAGCCGCCTGGACGTGACACTTCGCAACCGGGGCAATATTTTTCAATTAGCCGGTGCTGCCAATCGTATTAAAGCAGCTGCTAACGTGCTGGAGCATCTCTACCGTGAGACAGCGGCTGACGAACTTGACGCCGACACGGTGCACCTGTTCCTTCAGGAGTCCGGCTTAGAAGCACTTGAGGAAGAGCAGGACAGCGAAGGCGGTGGTGATGAAGTGGTGATGCGAACGCCACGCACCATGATTAAACCTCGCGGGTTAAATCAGCAGCGCTACGTACAGAGTATTCGCGAGCACGATATTAACTTCGGCATTGGGCCAGCAGGTACGGGGAAAACCTACTTGGCGGTTGCCGCCGCAGTAGAAGCGCTTAACCAGCAGGAAGTGCGGCGTATTTTGCTAGTTCGTCCAGCGGTGGAAGCCGGTGAAAAACTGGGCTTCTTGCCGGGTGATCTTGCCCAAAAAATCGACCCTTACCTGCGCCCGCTTTACGATGCGCTGTATGAAATGATTGGTTTCGAACAGGTCGCCAAGTTAATTGAGCGTCAGGTCATCGAGATCGCACCGCTCGCCTATATGCGCGGACGCACGCTGAATAATTCCTACATTATTTTGGATGAGAGCCAAAACACCACGCCGGAACAGATGAAAATGTTCCTCACGCGGATTGGCTTTGGTTCGACAGCGGTGATTACCGGCGATATCACTCAGGTGGATTTACCGCGCGGGCAGCGTTCCGGCTTGTCTCAAGTGCTGGATGTGTTGAAAGACACCGCCGGAATCGGCGTCACTCACTTTGCGGCCAAAGACGTGGTGCGCCACCCGTTGGTTCAGCGCATCATAGAAGCCTACGATGAGTTTGAGTCCCAGCAGGAAGTGGAAGAGCGTGCCCGCCGCGAGGCCCGGCAGCAGGAGCGCGACGCCCGTATGCAGGCGCTTGAGCGCACCAATGATCGCGCTAGAGATACCTACCGATGA
- a CDS encoding patatin-like phospholipase family protein, translating to MKKVAHVIEAPVASSSLKGGNKVALVLGSGGARGYAHIGVIEALEARGFEIISIAGCSMGALIGGIYAAGKLPEYREWVCNLDYLDVLKLVDVTWSPMGAMRANKVMSKLEELVGDRLIEDLPIPVTTVATDLVRQREVWFQNGPLLQAIRASIAVPGVITPVHLGEQVLVDGGLLNPLPMMPILAAHEADFVVAVNVTAHSPQPVTLEELLPQQESGDSRTALERSRDANIGGWMDDVRATTRRLWDGLGGSNGDGSDDDETVDLRGKREWGKLDMILESFDITQAALAKYKVAGYPPDVLIEIPKTVCSTYEFHRANELIRLGRHLADQALERRMPGIASDAAE from the coding sequence ATGAAGAAAGTAGCGCATGTTATTGAAGCACCTGTGGCAAGCAGCTCCTTGAAGGGTGGTAATAAGGTGGCACTGGTATTGGGTAGCGGAGGGGCTAGGGGGTACGCGCATATTGGCGTGATTGAAGCGTTGGAAGCGCGAGGCTTCGAGATTATTTCGATTGCCGGCTGTTCCATGGGGGCGTTAATTGGCGGTATTTATGCCGCTGGCAAGCTGCCTGAATACCGGGAGTGGGTGTGCAACCTGGATTATTTAGACGTGCTCAAGCTGGTCGATGTGACCTGGAGCCCCATGGGGGCTATGCGTGCCAATAAAGTGATGAGCAAGCTAGAAGAGCTGGTCGGCGATAGGCTGATCGAAGATTTGCCTATCCCTGTGACAACCGTAGCGACGGATCTGGTTCGTCAGCGTGAAGTGTGGTTTCAAAATGGCCCTTTACTCCAGGCAATCCGTGCCTCTATCGCCGTGCCGGGTGTTATTACACCGGTGCATCTTGGCGAGCAGGTGTTAGTTGACGGAGGGTTGCTCAACCCGCTACCGATGATGCCAATTCTCGCGGCCCATGAGGCGGATTTCGTGGTGGCGGTAAACGTCACCGCCCACAGCCCGCAGCCGGTCACGCTGGAGGAGCTACTGCCTCAACAAGAGAGTGGTGACAGCCGCACCGCGTTAGAGCGGAGTCGCGATGCGAACATTGGCGGCTGGATGGACGATGTGCGCGCTACCACGCGCCGCCTATGGGATGGCCTGGGGGGCAGTAATGGTGATGGGAGCGACGATGATGAAACGGTGGACCTTCGCGGTAAGCGCGAGTGGGGCAAGCTCGATATGATTCTTGAATCGTTTGATATCACCCAGGCTGCGTTAGCGAAGTATAAGGTAGCAGGCTACCCGCCCGATGTTTTGATCGAAATACCCAAAACCGTGTGCAGTACGTATGAGTTCCACCGTGCGAATGAGTTGATCCGCTTAGGTCGTCATTTGGCTGATCAGGCGTTGGAGCGCCGCATGCCCGGCATTGCCTCGGATGCGGCGGAATAG
- the ybeY gene encoding rRNA maturation RNase YbeY — translation MSDLLIDRQVAIDEPQLPSLEQLTLWVGCVFSRHPEDERLELTIRLVDSAESQTLNRDYRGKDKPTNVLSFPFENPPGMTLPLLGDLIICHNVVAQEASEQQKPLTHHYAHIVIHGTLHLMGYDHIDEQEAEEMEQIERELLASLDIPDPYNE, via the coding sequence ATGAGCGACCTTCTGATTGATCGGCAAGTGGCCATTGACGAGCCACAGCTACCCTCTCTTGAACAGCTCACCCTTTGGGTGGGCTGTGTGTTTTCACGTCACCCAGAGGATGAGCGTTTAGAGCTGACGATTCGCCTGGTGGATAGCGCCGAAAGCCAAACACTTAACCGCGATTACCGAGGTAAGGATAAGCCCACCAACGTGCTCTCCTTCCCGTTTGAAAATCCACCCGGTATGACGCTGCCACTACTGGGCGATCTGATTATTTGTCACAATGTCGTTGCCCAAGAGGCCAGCGAGCAGCAAAAGCCGCTGACGCATCATTATGCCCATATCGTCATCCACGGCACCCTGCATTTAATGGGCTACGATCATATTGACGAGCAAGAGGCGGAGGAGATGGAACAGATCGAGCGCGAACTTCTCGCCTCCCTGGACATTCCTGACCCTTATAATGAGTAA
- the aroC gene encoding chorismate synthase, with protein sequence MSGNTFGKLFTVTTFGESHGPALGAIVDGCPPGIAISEEDLQGDLDRRRPGSSRHTTQRKEPDQVRILSGVFEGKTTGTSIGLLIENTDQRSKDYSKIKDQFRPAHADYTYHHKYGHRDYRGGGRSSARETAMRVAAGAIAKKVLAAQGIQIRGYMSQLGPIKIDFKTWDAVDQNAFFCPDPDKVAELESYMDQLRRDQDSVGAEITVVADGVPVGLGEPVFDRLDADLAHGLMSINAVKGIEIGAGFGCIAQHGSEHRDEMTPEGFLSNHAGGVLGGISSGQPIVARLALKPTSSITTPGRSIDVHGEPVEVITKGRHDPCVGIRATPIAEAMMAITLLDHWLRHRGQNGDVSVDTPRLNQR encoded by the coding sequence ATGTCTGGCAATACGTTTGGCAAACTGTTTACCGTCACTACCTTTGGCGAAAGCCACGGTCCCGCCCTGGGGGCCATTGTGGATGGCTGCCCCCCTGGCATTGCGATCAGCGAAGAAGATTTGCAGGGCGATTTAGATCGTCGCCGCCCTGGCAGCTCGCGCCACACCACTCAGCGCAAAGAGCCGGATCAGGTGCGCATCCTTTCGGGCGTGTTTGAAGGCAAAACCACCGGCACCTCGATTGGCCTATTGATCGAAAACACCGACCAGCGCTCCAAAGACTACTCCAAGATCAAAGACCAGTTCCGCCCCGCCCACGCGGACTACACCTACCACCACAAGTATGGCCACCGGGACTACCGGGGTGGCGGCCGCTCCAGCGCCCGTGAAACCGCCATGCGTGTCGCGGCCGGTGCCATCGCTAAAAAGGTGCTGGCGGCGCAGGGCATTCAAATTCGTGGCTACATGAGCCAGCTCGGCCCGATCAAAATCGACTTCAAAACCTGGGACGCCGTCGATCAGAACGCCTTCTTCTGCCCCGACCCCGACAAAGTCGCTGAGCTGGAAAGCTATATGGATCAACTGCGCCGGGACCAAGACTCCGTGGGCGCGGAAATTACCGTGGTTGCCGATGGCGTGCCCGTGGGCCTAGGCGAGCCGGTCTTCGACCGCCTGGATGCTGACTTGGCGCACGGCCTGATGAGCATAAACGCAGTAAAAGGGATCGAAATTGGCGCAGGTTTTGGCTGCATTGCCCAGCACGGTAGCGAACACCGCGACGAGATGACGCCGGAAGGCTTCCTCTCTAATCATGCGGGCGGCGTGTTGGGCGGTATCTCCAGTGGCCAACCCATCGTCGCACGGCTGGCGCTGAAGCCAACGTCCAGCATTACCACGCCAGGGCGCTCCATTGATGTGCATGGCGAGCCGGTTGAAGTGATCACCAAAGGGCGTCACGATCCCTGCGTGGGCATCCGAGCAACGCCGATTGCAGAAGCCATGATGGCCATCACGCTGTTGGATCACTGGCTGCGCCACCGGGGCCAAAACGGCGATGTTAGCGTTGATACGCCGCGTTTAAATCAGCGATAA
- a CDS encoding putative quinol monooxygenase: protein MFCIIVKTQLKPNQRENFLEAMLPNAAASVRDEPGCHVFDVLEDQQDANLFYLYEIYRDESALADHKQTPHYKTCREVVNPLIEHQSVVRAEVLATNQA, encoded by the coding sequence ATGTTCTGTATCATTGTCAAGACACAACTCAAACCCAATCAGCGGGAAAACTTTCTAGAGGCGATGCTACCCAATGCTGCCGCATCAGTGCGCGACGAGCCAGGCTGCCATGTTTTTGACGTGCTAGAGGACCAGCAGGATGCCAATCTTTTTTATCTTTATGAGATATACCGGGATGAATCGGCCTTAGCCGACCATAAACAGACACCCCATTACAAGACCTGCCGGGAGGTCGTGAATCCCCTAATAGAACATCAGAGCGTGGTACGTGCCGAGGTGCTTGCTACTAATCAAGCGTAA
- a CDS encoding VOC family protein codes for MKRPAPLNGMRHIALQAQDLEASERFYVELLGMDVLRRAHDDLVYLTLGNDNLSLSRAKSPVGEAPQRLDHFGFVVDIPEDVDAWHDYLKAQGVEVTSAPHDHPDGARSFYCLDPDGNSVQPLYHPCVSGQCLAKTD; via the coding sequence ATGAAACGTCCAGCTCCCCTCAATGGCATGCGTCATATCGCCCTGCAAGCCCAGGACCTGGAAGCCAGTGAGCGCTTTTATGTAGAACTACTGGGTATGGACGTCTTACGCCGTGCCCACGACGATTTGGTCTACTTGACCCTGGGTAATGACAACCTCTCTTTGAGCCGCGCCAAATCTCCTGTGGGAGAAGCCCCACAGCGCTTGGATCATTTTGGCTTTGTAGTAGATATTCCCGAAGACGTGGACGCTTGGCATGATTATCTAAAAGCGCAGGGTGTCGAGGTCACGAGTGCTCCTCATGACCATCCCGATGGCGCTCGCAGCTTTTACTGTTTGGACCCGGACGGTAACAGCGTTCAACCGCTCTATCACCCTTGTGTCTCTGGGCAATGTTTAGCGAAAACTGATTAA
- the lnt gene encoding apolipoprotein N-acyltransferase, producing the protein MGLTPTLALQLLAALVAGGFTTLTASPFELWWLGPIAIALLYAGLHTLTPAQAALKGWLYGVALFASGTSWVYVSIHDYGYTGMPLAVFLTALFVAVLALFFAGTFWLYRRFFGPRWALLTFAGAWVLGEVLRTYLFTGFPWLLVGSSYVDSPLASWAPVGGVYLLSLMVVLTGTLGAELLRRQWWALAPIAAIWIAPLALPTLWTTPAEEPTRVALLQGNLPQLLKWTPEGQRLAANTYSDLTRDVADDVDLILWPETALPMMEQQARPVLERVQAILPPGAALMTGIVQLDEQNRYFNSVIGVGNVEGSYQKEHLVPFGEYLPLESVLRGAINFFDLPMSSFTKGASEQAPMQAAGVSIGNAICYEIIYPQLVARRAADSDVIVTVSNDTWFGASIGPHQHLQMARLRALENGRYVVRATSNGITAIIDPRGEIVDRVPQFETTYLTGEFYAMQGLTPFTRTGSWPAWLLAGLLLLPGLYRRR; encoded by the coding sequence ATGGGGTTAACGCCCACGCTCGCGCTTCAGCTACTGGCCGCTCTGGTGGCCGGCGGCTTTACCACGCTTACCGCTTCACCGTTTGAACTATGGTGGCTGGGGCCTATTGCGATTGCGCTTTTATACGCTGGCCTGCATACCCTAACCCCGGCCCAAGCAGCGCTAAAGGGCTGGCTATATGGCGTAGCGCTGTTTGCCAGCGGCACTTCCTGGGTATATGTCTCTATTCATGACTATGGCTATACCGGCATGCCGCTGGCGGTATTTCTTACCGCACTGTTTGTGGCCGTTTTGGCCCTGTTTTTTGCCGGTACCTTTTGGCTCTACCGGCGCTTTTTTGGCCCCCGTTGGGCGCTACTCACCTTCGCAGGTGCCTGGGTATTAGGGGAAGTGCTGCGTACTTATCTGTTTACCGGCTTTCCCTGGCTGCTGGTTGGCTCAAGCTATGTCGACTCCCCTCTAGCTAGCTGGGCACCCGTTGGGGGTGTTTACCTGCTTTCGCTGATGGTAGTGCTTACCGGCACGCTGGGTGCTGAACTCCTGCGCCGCCAGTGGTGGGCACTCGCGCCTATCGCTGCGATTTGGATAGCCCCGCTGGCGCTACCTACCCTCTGGACAACACCCGCTGAGGAACCGACACGCGTTGCGCTGCTGCAAGGTAATCTGCCGCAGCTTTTAAAGTGGACACCAGAAGGCCAGCGGCTGGCCGCTAATACGTATAGCGACCTAACCCGCGACGTCGCCGACGACGTAGACCTTATCTTATGGCCAGAAACCGCGCTGCCCATGATGGAACAGCAGGCGCGTCCGGTGCTAGAACGGGTGCAAGCCATTTTGCCCCCCGGCGCGGCGCTCATGACGGGCATCGTTCAGCTGGATGAACAGAACCGTTACTTCAACAGCGTGATCGGGGTAGGCAATGTAGAAGGCAGTTACCAAAAAGAGCACCTAGTGCCGTTTGGTGAGTATCTTCCGTTAGAAAGCGTATTACGCGGCGCTATTAACTTCTTTGACCTCCCCATGTCGAGCTTTACCAAAGGTGCCTCTGAGCAAGCCCCTATGCAGGCCGCGGGTGTCAGCATTGGCAACGCCATCTGCTATGAAATTATCTATCCACAGCTCGTTGCACGGCGCGCAGCGGATAGCGATGTCATTGTCACGGTCTCTAACGACACCTGGTTTGGCGCCTCCATCGGCCCCCACCAGCACCTTCAAATGGCCCGCCTGCGCGCCCTGGAAAACGGCCGCTATGTCGTTCGCGCCACCAGCAATGGCATTACCGCGATTATTGATCCAAGAGGCGAGATAGTAGACCGCGTTCCTCAGTTTGAAACTACCTACCTCACCGGCGAATTCTACGCCATGCAAGGTCTCACGCCGTTTACGCGAACGGGTAGCTGGCCCGCGTGGCTGCTCGCAGGCTTGCTACTGCTACCTGGGCTATACCGCCGCCGTTAG
- the phaC gene encoding class I poly(R)-hydroxyalkanoic acid synthase — MQSGWKLPSKAMSQEDIETWKAQISDIGEQYRGLFEDLLTRMAPSEAADSVHSDMRESFEAAAKSLMSDPSLLWQTQSRLMQDQWLLWQQGVRAMAGEQVSPLVTPPKHDRRFKDDAWTTDPYYMAIMQQYLLFSQMVEELINGLEGLDPVHKRNLAFYARQLVNAMSPTNFVSTNPEVMRRTLETKGQNLVDGLTRLREDLANSAEGINVRMTDRSAFGVGDNIAVTPGAVVYENELIQLLQYTPTTEKTFKTPLLIVPPWINKYYILDLREDNSLVKWMVDQGHTVFLISWRNPGPEQRDITWADYMQMGPISAMEAIEQACGEKSVNLLSYCVGGTLTASTVAYLTSTRRGRKVKSVTYMATLQDFRDPGDIGVFLNERVVEGIENTLEMKGYLDGRSMAYTFNLLRENDLFWSFYINNYLKGEVPAAFDLLYWNTDGTNLPAGTHAWYLRHMYLENRLVEPGGIELDEVKIDLRKISAPCYFVSTKEDHIAKWNSTYYGALLPKGPVTFVLGGSGHIAGIVNPPHKNKYGYWTNDALPETHDAWQESASFHEGSWWPHWQAWVTENGYADPDPEKMVPARQPGEGELSVIEPAPGRYVKMTIPEVLGEASTD, encoded by the coding sequence ATGCAGTCAGGTTGGAAATTGCCGTCTAAAGCTATGTCTCAAGAAGATATTGAGACATGGAAAGCGCAGATTAGTGATATCGGTGAGCAGTATCGAGGCCTTTTTGAAGACTTGCTGACGCGGATGGCACCCAGCGAAGCCGCAGACTCCGTTCATAGCGACATGCGCGAAAGCTTTGAAGCCGCCGCAAAGTCGTTAATGAGCGACCCTAGCTTATTGTGGCAAACCCAGTCGCGGCTGATGCAAGACCAGTGGCTGCTATGGCAGCAGGGCGTGCGGGCCATGGCCGGTGAGCAGGTATCCCCGCTGGTGACACCGCCAAAACACGACCGCCGCTTCAAAGACGACGCCTGGACCACCGACCCCTACTACATGGCGATCATGCAGCAGTACCTGCTGTTTTCGCAGATGGTGGAGGAGCTGATTAACGGCCTGGAGGGGTTAGACCCTGTCCATAAGCGTAACCTGGCGTTCTACGCGCGCCAGTTAGTGAACGCGATGTCGCCCACCAACTTCGTGTCGACCAATCCAGAAGTAATGCGCCGCACCCTGGAAACCAAAGGGCAGAACCTGGTCGATGGCCTGACCCGGCTGCGGGAAGACCTCGCTAACTCAGCGGAAGGCATCAACGTTCGCATGACCGATCGCAGCGCTTTCGGTGTAGGCGATAATATTGCGGTTACCCCCGGTGCTGTAGTGTATGAGAATGAGCTGATTCAGCTGCTTCAATACACACCCACCACGGAAAAAACCTTTAAGACGCCACTATTAATAGTCCCACCGTGGATCAATAAATATTACATATTAGATCTGCGGGAAGATAACTCGTTAGTAAAGTGGATGGTAGATCAAGGCCATACCGTCTTCCTGATTTCTTGGCGTAATCCTGGCCCAGAGCAGCGCGATATTACCTGGGCGGATTACATGCAAATGGGGCCCATCAGCGCGATGGAAGCCATCGAGCAGGCCTGTGGTGAGAAGTCGGTTAACTTATTGAGTTACTGTGTGGGCGGGACACTCACTGCTTCAACGGTCGCTTATCTAACCAGCACGCGGCGGGGTCGCAAGGTGAAGTCCGTTACCTATATGGCGACGCTGCAAGATTTCCGCGACCCCGGTGATATAGGCGTATTCCTTAACGAGCGCGTGGTTGAGGGAATTGAAAACACGCTGGAAATGAAAGGGTATCTAGATGGCCGGTCGATGGCCTATACCTTTAATTTATTGCGTGAGAATGACCTGTTCTGGTCGTTCTATATCAATAATTATCTAAAGGGTGAAGTACCTGCAGCGTTCGACCTGCTGTATTGGAATACAGATGGCACTAACCTGCCTGCGGGAACCCACGCTTGGTATCTACGCCATATGTACCTGGAAAACCGCTTGGTAGAGCCGGGTGGTATTGAGCTGGACGAGGTGAAGATTGACCTTCGTAAAATATCGGCTCCTTGCTATTTCGTATCGACTAAAGAAGACCATATTGCCAAGTGGAACAGCACATATTATGGCGCGCTGCTGCCCAAAGGGCCGGTGACCTTCGTGCTGGGTGGCTCTGGCCATATCGCAGGCATTGTGAACCCGCCCCATAAGAATAAATACGGCTACTGGACCAACGATGCGTTGCCCGAAACACATGATGCATGGCAGGAGAGCGCTAGCTTCCACGAAGGTTCCTGGTGGCCGCACTGGCAGGCATGGGTAACGGAGAACGGCTATGCAGATCCAGACCCGGAAAAAATGGTGCCTGCCCGTCAGCCAGGAGAGGGCGAGTTAAGCGTGATAGAGCCCGCGCCCGGACGCTATGTAAAAATGACGATTCCTGAGGTGCTGGGCGAAGCGTCTACCGATTGA
- a CDS encoding Smr/MutS family protein: MTRHLPNDDDISVFRQALQAAGVRRIATNQADPGKPKRQTAASEARRRAAVESNTLQTSGRTSDGRVEAVRPSEYLEFSVPDLPWRTFSQLKRGQTAWQAGLDLHGYTLEEARIELESFLRDAAAQGMRCVLVVHGKAWGTTSDFPVLKSHTNAWLREWPGVLAFCSATELDGGTGAVYILLRKRGH, encoded by the coding sequence ATGACGCGACACCTGCCCAACGACGACGATATCAGTGTTTTTCGCCAAGCACTGCAAGCAGCAGGCGTTCGCCGTATTGCCACTAATCAAGCGGACCCCGGCAAACCCAAGCGTCAAACGGCCGCCAGCGAAGCGCGCCGCCGCGCGGCGGTCGAGAGCAACACGCTGCAAACCAGCGGGCGCACATCCGACGGCCGAGTAGAAGCCGTGCGCCCGTCAGAGTACTTGGAGTTCAGTGTGCCCGACCTGCCCTGGCGAACGTTTAGCCAACTTAAGCGTGGCCAAACGGCGTGGCAAGCGGGTTTAGATCTACACGGCTATACCTTGGAAGAAGCAAGGATTGAGCTGGAAAGTTTTTTGCGCGACGCCGCGGCACAAGGCATGCGTTGCGTGCTAGTCGTGCATGGTAAGGCTTGGGGCACCACCTCAGATTTTCCGGTGCTTAAAAGCCATACCAATGCGTGGTTAAGAGAGTGGCCTGGCGTGCTGGCGTTCTGTTCCGCCACCGAACTCGATGGCGGCACTGGGGCGGTATATATCCTGCTGCGTAAGCGCGGCCACTAG
- the prmB gene encoding 50S ribosomal protein L3 N(5)-glutamine methyltransferase — protein sequence MLSLPESALVSELFTLRDYLRWVSSEFYLAGLHYGHGTESPWDEAVALCLGALHLPWNVDPAVLDARLLPMERERIIRLARERVTTRRPLPYLLGEAFFAGYPFNVDERVLIPRSPIAELIEDGFAAWFPEEPPARVLDLCTGSGCIGIATALVLPTCEVALADISQDALAVARQNITRHDVGDRVRAVESDVFNGLEGQRFDLIVSNPPYVDERDLATMPAEFRHEPSLALGAGSDGLDIVRRILREARQYLTSEGWLIVEVGNSDRHVEAAFPEVPFIWLEFERGGQGVFALSAAELDAHAASFA from the coding sequence ATGCTTTCGTTGCCAGAGTCGGCCTTGGTGAGCGAGCTTTTTACACTGCGCGATTACTTACGCTGGGTCTCCAGTGAGTTCTATTTAGCAGGGCTGCACTATGGGCATGGCACCGAATCGCCGTGGGATGAAGCCGTTGCGCTCTGTTTAGGCGCGCTGCACCTTCCTTGGAATGTTGACCCAGCCGTGTTGGATGCACGCCTACTGCCAATGGAGCGCGAACGCATTATTCGCCTAGCACGCGAGCGCGTCACCACGCGCCGCCCGCTGCCTTACCTGCTGGGTGAAGCCTTCTTTGCAGGCTATCCCTTCAACGTGGATGAGCGGGTGCTGATTCCCCGCTCACCGATTGCCGAGCTAATTGAAGACGGCTTTGCGGCGTGGTTCCCAGAAGAGCCCCCCGCCCGCGTGCTGGATTTATGCACCGGCTCTGGCTGCATAGGCATTGCCACGGCGCTGGTGCTGCCGACCTGTGAAGTAGCCCTGGCGGATATCAGCCAGGATGCCTTGGCCGTAGCGCGGCAGAACATCACGCGCCACGATGTAGGTGACCGCGTGCGCGCCGTAGAATCGGATGTGTTCAACGGTTTGGAAGGCCAACGCTTTGACCTGATTGTTTCCAATCCGCCCTACGTGGATGAGCGTGACTTAGCCACCATGCCCGCCGAGTTCCGCCACGAGCCGTCGCTGGCGCTAGGCGCAGGTAGCGACGGGTTGGATATCGTGCGGCGTATTCTGCGCGAGGCCCGCCAGTACCTAACCTCGGAAGGCTGGCTGATTGTAGAAGTCGGCAACTCTGACCGCCATGTGGAGGCCGCCTTCCCCGAGGTGCCCTTTATCTGGCTAGAATTCGAGCGTGGCGGCCAGGGCGTGTTTGCCCTGAGCGCCGCTGAACTCGACGCCCATGCGGCGTCTTTTGCGTAA